Part of the Deltaproteobacteria bacterium genome, AGGAATTTTGTTCTCAAAAAAGAAGTCCTTACAGGCATTGACGACTGCGGTTCCCAGGAGGGCGTTAACGGCAAAAACTTTGCCTTTCATTTCGGTGAGATTAGCCATGGCCCGGGCCGGATTATACCCATCGTCCTTGAGAATCACTTTGATCTTACGGCCATGGACCCCGCCCTGGTCATTAACATGATCGGCCCAGGCTTTGGCCCCCATCCCGGTGGCCCCCCAAAGGGCCGCCGGTCCGGACAAAGGGGTTGTTATCCCGATCCAAACCTCCGTATCGGTCACCCCGACTACAGCAGCTTGGCTCAGGGCAGGTATTAACATGATACAAACAATCAGAAAACCGATCCATCCTTTGCGTACTTTCATGGGCTCCTCCTAAATAATGTTTAAAATTTATTCTTATCCCTCCGTAAAGACCCTGTCAAAAGGCAACCCTTCCGACACCTCTTTTGTGTTTTGTTTGGTTCTTGAAAACATTTTTTATGGACCAAGCTTGGCATGTCCGCTGAAAATAGTCAAGGCAACGACCGGCTTCCTGCCCTCCGCAGGCGGAACCGGTTTCTTAAAAATAAATGATATATATCGGATGGCCTTCTCCTGCAATATAAAAATATATGATATAAAATATAAGCTTTATACTTATATTTTTTCTAAAGATATATAAGTCAGATAAGACTGAAGATTAATCTTTTTCCGGTTCAGGTTGAGTTTTTTCCGAATGTGATTACGGTGGAGGTCGATAGCCCCGGGGCAGACATCCATAAACTCGGCGATCTCCTTGGTCGTCTTACCCTCTTTGATCAGATTGGCCACCTGGAGTTCCTTGGGAGTCAGATTCAGGAACTTCGAGGAAAGCTTGTGGGAGAATGGGGAGACGATGTCCTTCAGATTGGATTCGATGATTTTTACATTGGTCAAGCCTTTGGGGTCCAGGCCGTTTCTCTTCAGGGCCTCCAGATAGGGCATGACGAGTTTCTGCATATTGGACAGGATTTTTTCCTCCAGTTCGTTCTTGTCTTCTTCCCGGCGTTTCAGAAGGACCCGGAGGGCAGCGTTAAGCTCTTCCAGTTCATGGGTCTTGGCCTCCAATTCCATTCCTCTTTTTTTCAAGGTCTCCTCGGCCTGCTTGAACCGGGTGATATCCAAAAGGGAGGCAAAGCTGGTGGTTGTGTCGGGAATCAAGTCTACAGACAAGAGGATATCCTTTATTTCTCCCGATTTATTCATCAAGCGGAATTCATAATTTTTCGGCGGCCCTTCCGGATCAATTCGTCTAAGACGATGGGAGGCCAGCATTCTCTCGACATCTTCCGGCACAACAAATTCAGTCCAACTCTTCTTGCCTTCCACTTCTTCTTTGGTATAGCCGGAAATCTTCTGGAATTCCCGGTTCATGAGGGAGATGGTGGTGTCTTCCTCCAGGACTATAGTGGCCGTCCCGGTAGTCTCAAAGATGGTGCGGTAACGGTTCTCTGAAAATTGGAGCAATTCCACGGTGAGTTTCCGTTCCGTGATGTCCATGGAGTTTCCCAAGATGGCCGGCCTCCCCTCGAAGGTGATGGGCGTAACGATTTCCATGATCCAGCGGATCGCCCCCTGTTTGGTGATAATACGAAAAATATAAGGAGAATGACCCTCCTCCCGAAGCATGGCCCGGGTGTTCTGCTTAACCTCATCCCGATCCTCAGGATGGATCATCGTGATCGAGGGCCGGCCGATCAAATCCTCTCTGGAATAGCCGCAATAGGAGCTGACATTTTTGTTGATGAAACGGAATTTACCGTCCTGAACAATATAGATACTGGCGATAGATTTTTCAGTCAGGATCCGAAAAAGATGTTCGTTTTCCCGGAGTCCTTTCCGGTCTGGTAACCTTTTTCTGCCGGGATCCGTGATTTTTATCA contains:
- a CDS encoding ABC transporter substrate-binding protein, with the translated sequence MKVRKGWIGFLIVCIMLIPALSQAAVVGVTDTEVWIGITTPLSGPAALWGATGMGAKAWADHVNDQGGVHGRKIKVILKDDGYNPARAMANLTEMKGKVFAVNALLGTAVVNACKDFFFENKIP
- a CDS encoding PAS domain S-box protein; amino-acid sequence: MIKITDPGRKRLPDRKGLRENEHLFRILTEKSIASIYIVQDGKFRFINKNVSSYCGYSREDLIGRPSITMIHPEDRDEVKQNTRAMLREEGHSPYIFRIITKQGAIRWIMEIVTPITFEGRPAILGNSMDITERKLTVELLQFSENRYRTIFETTGTATIVLEEDTTISLMNREFQKISGYTKEEVEGKKSWTEFVVPEDVERMLASHRLRRIDPEGPPKNYEFRLMNKSGEIKDILLSVDLIPDTTTSFASLLDITRFKQAEETLKKRGMELEAKTHELEELNAALRVLLKRREEDKNELEEKILSNMQKLVMPYLEALKRNGLDPKGLTNVKIIESNLKDIVSPFSHKLSSKFLNLTPKELQVANLIKEGKTTKEIAEFMDVCPGAIDLHRNHIRKKLNLNRKKINLQSYLTYISLEKI